The sequence AAACATCCCTATTCTCTTATACCTGCCCATAAGCACAACATCTATAGCCCTCGCAGGGAAGTTGCTATCAATCTTAAGGCCCTGCGGGAGATAGCCGAAAATGCTGTCTCTTTTTATAATTTCATCTGGCGTCCTGCCAAAAACCGCAATTGAACCGCTGTCAGGCTTTATCAGTGCAAGGATTACTTTCAGCAGGGTTGTCTTTCCACCGCCATTCGGGCCAACTATACCGAGAAACAATCCAGCATCAAGGCTGAGATTAATGCCTTTAAGGACTTCTCTTCCTCCAAGCCGCACACCGAGATTATTTATCCCTATTGCTTTTGTATCTGTCTTGCCCATTTTTATCTGTGTTTATCATTTCATTGCCTCTTCCATTATAGATAGATTGTATCTCATAAGGGCTATATATGTCTCCCTCCCCTTGAGTCCAGCGCCTCCAATGGGATCAAGAAAAAGTACCTTTGCCCCTGACTCCCTCGCTATTGACTCTGCTATTTTAGGGCTGAACTGTGGCTCAGCGAATATAACATTAGAGCCTGTTTTTTTAACTTCTTTTATAATTTTTGCTATGTGTTTTGGCCCGGGTTCTTTTCCAGGGGTTTCAACTATAACTCCGGCAACCCTGAGGCCATAACGTCTTGCAAAGTAGCCCCAGGCTGAATGAAATGTAACAAACTCTTTTATCCTGAAATTGTTCACCCTCGCTGATATTTCTCTGTCAAGCTGCAGGAGTTTCTCTCTATATAACTTAGAGTTTCTTTGATAAAATTCCGCATTCCGGGGATCAACTCTGATAATGGCCTTCTCTATTTTTAGAACTATGTCAGCAGCAATAACCGGGTCAAGCCATATATGAGGGTCTCCTGATTGAGCTTGTCGAATATCTTCTGCATGTCCTGGTTTTTCATGTCCATTATGTCCTCCGATCTGTTTTATTAATTTTACACCTGATGCCCCTTCTACGACTACAAGCTCTTTTGAGGCTACAGCCTTTACTATTTTATCTGCCCAGAATTCAAGGCCAGCCCCTATTTTTACAAAAATCTTTGTACCAGAAAGTTCCCTCATGTCCCTGGGAGTTGGCTCAAATGTATGTGGACTTGCGCCAGGAGGTAAAAGGACTCTGACATCAACCCTTTCTCCACCCACCTGTTTGACCATATCAGCAAGCGGGAAAATACTCACAGCGACCTTGATTCTCTCTGATGCCGGGGAATTCTGGGGGAGTAAAAAGCAAATGGCCAGTAAAAAAACAGGAAGAAAGCGAAAAAGTCGGTACGACTCGATTCCGGGATTGTTCGGCAATAAGCTTAATTTACATGTATTCACGGATTAAATAATCATACTATTACTCCTTTGCCTTTGCAACATAGTATCATGTAAAATCAGCGAATATGAAGATGGAGCAACCACTTCTGTCCCTCAGGCATAAAAACTTCCGCATATTCTGGTTCGGACAGATCGTCTCCCTCACAGGCACGTGGATGCACTCTGTAGGCCAGGGCTGGCTTGTGCTCAAGCTCACAGATTCCCCCTTCTATCTCGGCCTTGTTGGAACTGCCGGTTCACTGCCAATACTCCTGTTCACACTATTTGGCGGCATTGCTGCTGACAGATTTCCAAAAAGGGATATATTAATTACAACGCAGATATCATCCATGTTCCTGGCCCTGACTCTCGCAATACTCACATCCACCGGGATTGTCAATGTATGGCATGTGTTAATCCTTACAGCCATTCTCGGCACAGTCCATGCCTTTGACGTCCCGACAAGACAGTCTTTTATCATTGAGATGGTCGGAAGGGAAAGCCTCCTCAATGCAATAGCATTGAATTCTGCTGCCTTCAATGGCGCAAGGATAATAGGGCCAGCAATAGCAGGGCTTGCCATCGGCTATTTGAGCCTTGAGGCATGCTTCTATATAAATGCTTTGAGCTTCCTCGCAGTCATCATTGCCCTTGGAAAGATGCGGTTTGACCCTTCGACAAGCTCAGGGCTGAAAGAAAAGACTTCAAAAATAAAAGAAGAAATGGTTGAGGGCCTGAGGTATATTTCTGGCGAATCAAGGATATATGTCCTTATTATCTTTGTTGCAATAATAAGCTTCTTCGGGTTTCCATATATCACTTTTCTGCCTGTCTTCGCGCGCGATATCCTCCAGGTAGGGCCAACAGGCCTCGGTCTTTTGATGAGTTCAGCAGGCGCAGGCGCTTTTATCGGAGCCATGGGCCTTGCCCTGAGAGGCGATGTGCAGAAAAAAGGACTACTCTCTGTATCTGCGGGAATTATTTTTTCCCTGGCCCTTATTGTGTTTTCATTTTCAAAGGTCATGTGGCTTTCCTCAGCAATGCTTGTCCTCACCGGCTGGGGAGCACTAACACATCTTGCAACAGCAAACAGCCTGATACAGCTTGTTGCACCTGACCACCTGAGGGGAAGGGTAATGAGTGCGTATACGCTTTTCTTCCTCGGGATGACGCCGATCGGAAACTTTGTAGTCGGCACTTTAGCGCATTACGTCGGGACAGGGATTGCAATCGCAATCGGAGCAAAACTCTGCCTTTTAGGTACAATACTGCTGATATGGAAAAAACCAGAGATTCTAAAAATTTAGAAACCAATACTCCAATACTCCATCACTCCAATATCTTATATCCTGATTCTCCTGTTCAACTCATTTAGAAGCACCTTTAAGTCCATACCTTTCTCATCCGCCACTTTGACAACGTTCCATGTAAGGGTGTTTTCATCGCCAAACCCGCAACCACAAAGCCCCAGCTCCAGAAGATAATCAGTAAGCTCAGGGAACTCCTTCATTATCTCGTGCACCTTTGTAGAGGCTTCTATTTTGTCCATACTTCTTTCCCCATCCTCTACCTCAGCTTTCTGAAAGACTATAAGACCTCTCTATTTTGCCATACAAAAATTATATCATGCATTGTTTCCGCGCTTCAGAATAGTTATTGATGTCATATTAAACCCCTCCTTGCTCTATTACGACTTTTCCAGGTTTATAATCCTTACTCCTCTCTTCTTATATGCTTCAAAGTGAGAATCTGTAGTATATATCTCAATACACCCTGCATTGATCAGAGAAGATAAAATCAGGGCATCAAGACCCGGAATCTTGAGATCGTGGGCAAGATGTCCAGCCTTCAGGGCTGCCTCTACAGTTAAGGGTACAATCGTAACTGCCTTCTGGATATCTTCAATCATTGATGCCCATTGTTCAAAACTACCTTGCAGTAATTTTTTCTGAAGCTCATACATAACAACTACTGAGGTAACGACCTCTGTTCTTTCATCCCATACCTTCATAGCTATCGGGTCTCTTATTTCAAGAGAGAAGAAAAATCCTGTATCAATTCCTGTTTTCATCCGCCATAGTCCTTTCTTTGTGGAGTTTATCCCATCCTTCTTTTCCACCTAAAGGATGCTTCTCAATAATAAGCCTAAACAGCTTCTCCTTAGCCGACTTCCTTTCTTTAACAGAGAGATAGCTCTCCAATGCCTCACTGATTATTTTAGAGACAGTTACCTTTTCTTTTTTGGCCCTTGATTTAACAGCATTAAGTAATTTTTGATTGAGATAAAATCCAACCCCTGGCATCTTTACTCACCCCCTATGTTTTATATTAATATTAAGAATAGAATATCATATATAATATCATATATGAGAAAAATGTCAAACACAATTTGCTTCAATTCTTGTTTTATTGGAGGTATCTTTCAGACTTGGTCAAAGTGTGCGTCTAAAACGGGGGCAGTTTGCCCCCGTTTCTTTGTTATTCCTTCCCGAGGGCAAATGTCTTGACAGCGTGGTCAAAGACTTTCTTGTCCACCTTACCTTTCTCACCGTGAAGAACGACCATATACTGCTTTCCATCCTTTAGATACTGGGCGGTATGCTTTTCAAACTCCTTTCCGCCATCTTTCCATGTGGTCATGATGTAGTTTCCCTTTTCACCTGCTATTGTGAGAGCGCCCTCTTTGACCACCTTATGGCCTTTACCCTCGTACCTCTTGTTTTCTGCATCGATCCTCCATTTCTTGAAGTCTGCGAGTGTGAATGAGGATGCCTGTACTTTTCTGAGGTATACACCTTCTATGGTAGCGCCACTTTTCGCGTCTTTGAAGAAAATCATAAGAAGCTTCTCATCCAGGTCCTTATACCCTGGCGCCCAGCCGGCCGGAACCTCCATCTCGAATCTGGTGCCTGACAATTTTACTGTCTGGTCTGAGGCCTCAACGGCTGAAACCGCGCCAATCGAAACAACCAGGAACAGAGCCATCACTAACATAAAAAGCCTTAGAATTTGCATCTCGTCCTCCCCGTCAAGTTATGTAGGATGCCCATGGCATCCGATTGAAAGAATTGATGATACGAAAATGATCCTCTTCCCTCACCTCCCTTCGTAGCGTCTTATCCTTGATTGGCA comes from Nitrospirota bacterium and encodes:
- a CDS encoding MFS transporter is translated as MKMEQPLLSLRHKNFRIFWFGQIVSLTGTWMHSVGQGWLVLKLTDSPFYLGLVGTAGSLPILLFTLFGGIAADRFPKRDILITTQISSMFLALTLAILTSTGIVNVWHVLILTAILGTVHAFDVPTRQSFIIEMVGRESLLNAIALNSAAFNGARIIGPAIAGLAIGYLSLEACFYINALSFLAVIIALGKMRFDPSTSSGLKEKTSKIKEEMVEGLRYISGESRIYVLIIFVAIISFFGFPYITFLPVFARDILQVGPTGLGLLMSSAGAGAFIGAMGLALRGDVQKKGLLSVSAGIIFSLALIVFSFSKVMWLSSAMLVLTGWGALTHLATANSLIQLVAPDHLRGRVMSAYTLFFLGMTPIGNFVVGTLAHYVGTGIAIAIGAKLCLLGTILLIWKKPEILKI
- a CDS encoding zinc ABC transporter substrate-binding protein — its product is MVKQVGGERVDVRVLLPPGASPHTFEPTPRDMRELSGTKIFVKIGAGLEFWADKIVKAVASKELVVVEGASGVKLIKQIGGHNGHEKPGHAEDIRQAQSGDPHIWLDPVIAADIVLKIEKAIIRVDPRNAEFYQRNSKLYREKLLQLDREISARVNNFRIKEFVTFHSAWGYFARRYGLRVAGVIVETPGKEPGPKHIAKIIKEVKKTGSNVIFAEPQFSPKIAESIARESGAKVLFLDPIGGAGLKGRETYIALMRYNLSIMEEAMK
- a CDS encoding PIN domain-containing protein, which codes for MKTGIDTGFFFSLEIRDPIAMKVWDERTEVVTSVVVMYELQKKLLQGSFEQWASMIEDIQKAVTIVPLTVEAALKAGHLAHDLKIPGLDALILSSLINAGCIEIYTTDSHFEAYKKRGVRIINLEKS